One genomic region from Branchiostoma lanceolatum isolate klBraLanc5 chromosome 7, klBraLanc5.hap2, whole genome shotgun sequence encodes:
- the LOC136439121 gene encoding perlucin-like protein encodes MPVCPRPTGPLGHRQNTGSSGVTCPEGYKDFRGICYKAFNTAKSFNDSAAACRNDGGTLAMPRDAETNAFLKDLYESVSTYHSFWFGLHDKRSEGNFEWMDGTALGKYNSWSQGQPDDWNNEDCVYYFPPDPARTKMWNDSACNVRSYFICQVDPGKK; translated from the exons ATGCCAGTGTGTCCACGTCCCACTGGACCACTTGGACACCGTCAAAACACTGGATCGAGTGGAG TAACTTGTCCAGAAGGCTACAAGGATTTCCgcggaatctgctacaaggcgtTCAACACAGCCAAGTCGTTCAACGATTCGGCCGCGGCCTGTCGTAACgatggcggcaccctcgccatgccccgagatgctgagaccaacgccttcctgaaAGACCTGTATGAGTCCGTGAGCACATATCACAGTTTCTGGTTTGGTCTGCACGATAAGCGCAGCGAAGGAAActttgaatggatggatggcaCCGCACTTGGGAAATACAACTCGTGGAGCCAGGGACAACCAGATGACTGGAACAATGAAGACTGTGTTTATTACTTCCCTCCCGACCCAGCGAGGACAAAGATGTGGAACGACTCAGCATGCAACGTTCGTTCTTACTTCATATGCCAAGTCGATCCAG GTAAGAAATAG